One Citrus sinensis cultivar Valencia sweet orange chromosome 5, DVS_A1.0, whole genome shotgun sequence genomic window, attttaagaaattgaacATTGATAATACCGCAAATCGATTGCTCTTTTGGGCAGACTTTATATCTTGAGTTCGATGAAAAGAGAACAATCAATcaagaaatataaatacatCAGCAAAATAATGATAGTAGCAGCATTACACATCTGATTAGCCATAACGAAGCTGAATAATTAGCCATAATAAATCTGAACTGTTAACATTATGTCAAGCATGTTGttggaaaatattaaattaattcatttgcaAGTAGAATAGCATGTAATCTTGAATTATGAATGAAGCCGATTCTAACAAGCTAATTTTGTAAAGGAACATTATCAACGAATTCCAAGGGATAATATTCAATTTCAGCAAATATATCATGCACGGTATTGAAACATGCATGTTATTAAAGAATTTCCAAGCGTCTCTCATTTGATAAATCAATCATCATAGCAATtggaaattgaattttaatgacAATATACTTAAAGCGATAAATAAGCCAAACCTTTACAGGTAAGCATTCCATCCAGCCTTGATTGGCTTCCGTGTTTGGGCCAGCTTATCAATTTGTGCATGATAATATTCTGCCTTTGGCTTGGCCAGATGAAAAATTGGTAGAGACAAGAAGTTGGCTTTTTGTACCGATTCcgcacagacggcgccaaatgTTGATGCCCAAATCTGATCTAGTCTATTAGTGACTTAATATCAGACTTCTACACCAGCATTAGATTTATTTGGTAGAGAATCGATTGGTCAATCGTCTAGATGTCCTGCAACCACTGGCGATTAACCTGTGAATACCTGAAATCATAGAAAACAGTCAGAGGCGCCGGAAGTTTTTTCGGCGtgaaccctccgacgctcaagtcagttTTTGGGCCTTTGCCAAAAAACTTGTGCCACCACTCATATGGCTTAATAAACATTGCCTTAAAAACCAAAAGCTTTTTGAGTCATTTgcagaaaaatgaaatagagTGTAAAAGAAAGGAATTTCCATGAGAGGAAGCGAGAAAAAACCCCCCTGcaggagagagaaaaaataaataaataatcccCCCTAGGTAACTCCCCACTCCCCTCTTTCCCCCTTGTTCTCTCCCACTTTCGGAAGTTAAGGATGAGGTAAAAGTAATGCCCccactctcttttttttcctcttttttccGTTACCAAACAAATTGTAATTGAGATCAAAGGTTGTAAACAAGGGAAGGACTTTGTTGATTGCAATGAGTGAATGATACTAAACGATGATGGTTTTTGCCAAAAGTTTTAAGAATGACATTCCACAAATTCAACAAGTCAAGAAAGGAACGAAAGTTGAAAGTATATGTTTCATGTGTTGTGCTATTGCATATCTCCAGGTGCTGGAGCTGCTCAAAGCTTCTGATCGCAGaagctgaaaatatatatttcaatttttgaatcAATCGTGTTAGACTTTGAAAACGAGAAAACATATCTGGAAGTTGATTATCCCAAATCTtttcaacattaattttgTGTTGGGCAAGAGAAGCAGAAAATAAAGTGGATAAATTGCTTCTCATGAAAGTGCTCTACACAATGTTGCTTTGGGAGTACCAAGTACCTTCTCTGTTTGGCATTTCACATTCAGTATTTGTAAATGTGCAAATACAATCTACTGagtatgagattttttttttttaaaccaaatcttttaatattaatcaaCGTCGTTAGAACTCATAACCTCTTATATCAACTTTGGAACCATAAACTTGGATATCTAAGTCTATAACATGATTGATCTACTTCAAGCccgaagttttttttttttgggaaaaaatatttttttaatagttaataaaggaataaatttttaattttttcagtaACCTTTTAGATTGGACCTTAGTCATAAATtggttcatttaaaataaaaaaagactaatgcacttagaaaataaaaataaaattaacaaccGAAATGCTCGAGCATTCCAATGCATTTTAACTCAAGGCACACACGCACAAGCATGATTACTGATTCACACATgcatctttaattaattaactaaaatatggTACTTGAAAAGTCTTTGGGACTGCctacaaattgaaatttggtAACACTATTAATGCTAAGAAATGAATCTGGCTACCGCGTATCCTGCAACGACATGGATAAAGGACTGTTCCACCATTCAACCTGAAATCATCAAGTGAAAGAAACAAGATCATGAGCGTTGTTTTAAAATCTGAAAGCCGACTAGaagtaataacaataataacaattaatagacCTTACCATTGGTTATCACATTACTGCCCAGTGCATCTTCCTCCTCATCCCCTACATACAGTAAACCGAGCTGAGGACCAACCACACGGCCACGCCAGTACGTCTCGAGAATCGTTACTGACTTCTCATGGATCTCGTCGTTGTCATGACTTTGTagattttctatcttttctAATCCCTCAGCCTCTTCAACCAATTGGGCATATTGATTAACATCTCCAATGGCTGTGTCCATATTCTTTTCAGCTTCCCCGACCTTCAAAATGTTCTCTAATCCTCTTAAGCAAACAGTGACGATCTTTGGATCAGCACATTGAAGGAGATCACACAATGGTTTTACACATCCCTCTGTCACGAGGCACTTGATTTGCTCATGAGTAACACCTGAGGTGGCATTTGAAATTACCCAAGCGGCCTCCTTCTTTGTATCAAATTCAGCATTTTCTAGCAGATTGACAATGGGACCAATTAAGCCAGCATCAATTACCGCCTGAATCTGTTCCCTGTTTCCAGCCGTGATATTTGAAATAATCCAGCTGACTACCTTCTTGATGCTCTCTTCATGATTATGGACCAACAGGTCCAAAAGGTATGGCAGTGCACCACAGTTAAGTATGTACTGAGTCTGGAATATCATCCCCCGTCACAATATTTCCAACAGTTTTCAGGGCAGGAGTGATCACTGAGGATGATGAATGACCAAGGAGCTCAACAAGTCGTGGACAGACACCTGCCTCAATCACAGCTTGAATTTTCTCATTAGTACCATCAGAGAGATAAGAGAGTGCCCAGCAGGCATCAGTCATGACCTCTTTATCATTTGAATGAACAAGCTGTGCAAGCGCCGGAAGAGCTGGGCTCACCTATTTAAATGGTGGCTCTGGCTTGCCCCTGCAGAAATTGGACAATGTCCATGCGGTGATTCTCATCATTGAAAGCTTAGGATACTCATTTACTTGTGCTAGCAATGGAATCAAAGCTTCTTCACTAAGCACAAGATCACGGCATGCAGGCGAGTCACCAGCAACATTTGCCAATGCCCAAACAGCCTGCTCACGGACATCATCACTTGAAGAAGCAAGTAGCTTCACTAATATTGGAACAGCACCGTGGTCAATCACCACCTTAGTGTTCTCCGAATTTCCAGAAGCAACGTTGGAAAGAGCCCGAGCAGCCTTATACTGAAGTCGTGGGTAGTCTTCCCTCATAAGAAACTCAACAAAGCGCGGGACAATACCAGATTGTATGACTTCCTCAATTTGTGGACTCGTCTCAGCCGAAAGCAGTTTTCTAAACTGATCAATTGCCTCCAGCTGCAAGCCGTTGTCATCTGACCATACCGCAGCAACCATCGCGGGAAAAATTTCCAACTTAGTTTGAAGATTGAGACTGGAGACAGGAGCAGAAGGAAGAAATAGTTGGGATTGGAGACCTTCTCGTGGCTTCTTGAGGAAGCTTTCCTTTTTAAGATTTACCTGTTGTATGGTTGTATTAAGGTCGTCCTTCCATGCCGACTGTTCTTTATCCCACGTCTTCAGCTGCACTCTGAGTAACACGGGTGTGCTTAATTCTCCTCTTGAGAAAATCTTCATATTGTGACAATCATCCACCACTAATATTTCCAAAGATGGGAATCTGAAGGCACAACTGCCAGAGCAGAAACTTGTCagactttttaaataagaaagtGTCAACTTCTTCATTTCGTTGAAAACAATAATCTCATCTTTTGCTGCATCATCATCGTCTGCCACTATTTCTGTTATCATATTGCATCcacttattttcatttctctgaGCCTCACCAGAGTCTTTGTTGTTGAGGATGTTAATACATTTTTCAATCCTTTGCAATATGATACCACCAAagttgttaaattttgaaaggaTGACGAAGATGGCACAAGGTTAATCAAATGGCTGCACTCGGATATCTTCAGCTGTTCCAATTTGACCGCAATGGAGGACTCTTGTTTCAAGAAGTGCTGCAAATCATAACACTTGTTTACTTCTCTTATGATTACCGCCATCCCATTTTCAACCTTTTCTTTTGCCTCCCAAGCATAACCTCCTCCTCCTATAGAGAGAACTTTCATGGTGTGAAATCTCCGAAGGAAATCATCGAGTGAGAAAATAGTAGTCGACTCATCACCAAACTCAGCTTCAAGACATTTAAGTTTGCAAAGCACCTTCTGGAAACAGACTATTATTTGTTGCTATGTGCTTCGCATCAGCTCTCAATTCTTCCAAATTGGGGAATAACTGGGTGATCAATTAtaacccacaaaaaaaaaagtgcaagATGCATGGATTAGttgatgtatttattttaaagaaatttaataaaatagaagaGAATGAATTTGAACTTAATTACCACTAGCTAATACagaatatttatcaaaaaaaatttaaccttttagaaaataatgacTTTTTGTTCGTAAAAAATTATCCAAGTCGTGAAGGCAATGGAAATATAACTTTAAGCTCTataagaattgaaaaattgattataaaattcttgcACGTACCTTTTCAGCCAAGCCACTAGTAGTTCTTTTATGGCTCACCATGAATTCAGGACATCTAGATATCCATAGCTTTCTCAAGGAtggaaatttaa contains:
- the LOC127902350 gene encoding uncharacterized protein LOC127902350 is translated as MKVLSIGGGGYAWEAKEKVENGMAVIIREVNKCYDLQHFLKQESSIAVKLEQLKISECSHLINLVPSSSSFQNLTTLVVSYCKGLKNVLTSSTTKTLVRLREMKISGCNMITEIVADDDDAAKDEIIVFNEMKKLTLSYLKSLTSFCSGSCAFRFPSLEILVVDDCHNMKIFSRGELSTPVLLRVQLKTWDKEQSAWKDDLNTTIQQSQSSN